A window from Ostrinia nubilalis chromosome 13, ilOstNubi1.1, whole genome shotgun sequence encodes these proteins:
- the LOC135077626 gene encoding nucleolar GTP-binding protein 2, translated as MGKVRSAPGAPRKQGFNKSGHSMNPDRPTEGLKAVGNPRTKGTIKRLQMYRNFKAKRDKTGKILSPAPFQGWLPSGTRARVEPNQKWFGNSRVISQNALQKFQEEFGAAIKNPYQVVMKPTDLPISLLNEKAKNARVHLLDTEGFDKTFGPKKQRKRVNLKFGDLQSLSKAVEENVEKYDENKDIDRVREDTGVKEGQRDWVFGAGMSRRIWNELYKVIDSSDVLLQVLDARDPMGTRSPYVEKFLRDEKPHKHLIFILNKVDLVPNWVTQRWVAILSAEYPTVAFHASLTHPFGKGSLINLLRQFAKLHIDKKQISVGFIGYPNVGKSSVINTLRSKKVCKVAPIAGETKVWQYITLMKRIYLIDCPGIVYPSAETDTEKVLKGVVRVELVQNPDDYIEEVIKRVRKEYLIKTYKVDGWDTATEFLEKLAARTGKLLKKGEPDVNQVARMVLNDWQRGKLPFYVAPEGFQVPLSKQQNEDEIKVVKTTTEETNKEVAADTPQTEVEDVPEKPTMTVNKLVIAQDFAKIRVGLQFDNEDDVKPLKESKIPDELKGIDEQNEEDEKPKEDDESETDDEAQDKTQEDNDDSSDISDFYSNDEAECSDVEDHLTHDVNTIKDLKRKRLEAASGAFIVDEIPTKAKKHNASENVKVGKKMTAKQRRAVERAQRRTKTGSNFYEVANMSSGSESDDDYVPGEPEQLSEEESADDETDLQYEKEVEHKAKKRKTAAAAKTTKKRKTRNGTKEPTPEPEEKKVEQPEQIDPVDEKKKEDDLWAKFLEGTDSKPKPTANVSSTNNETVKPVVDKAKPETKVENTNDDKAREKLIFEFAGETIVVENNVIKEKIKTAEAPASAKIQVGSSSRGSSGLSGVLGQLNKKDKLSTLEKSKLDWTTYKQQEGLDEEIQSHNKGKSGYLDRRDFLERADLRQYEIERDLRLSRRSNR; from the exons ATGGGCAAAGTAAGATCAGCCCCGGGGGCTCCCCGGAAACAAGGCTTTAACAAATCTGGGCACTCTATGAACCCAGATAGACCGACGGAAGGTTTGAAAGCTGTTGGGAACCCCAGAACAAAAGGAACGATCAAGAGGTTGCAGATGTACCGGAATTTTAAAGCCAAAAGAGATAAAACTGGAAAAATTTTGAGTCCTGCTCCTTTCCAAGGTTGGTTGCCTTCAGGTACACGAGCTCGCGTGGAACCTAACCAAAAATGGTTTGGCAATTCTCGTGTAATTTCGCAAAATGCTCTACAAAAATTTCAAGAAGAGTTTGGAGCAGCAATCAAGAACCCGTATCAAGTTGTGATGAAACCTACAGACTTGCCTATATCACTACTTAATGAGAAAGCAAAGAATGCTAGAGTCCATTTGCTAGATACAGAAGGCTTCGATAAAACTTTCGGGCCTAAGAAACAGAGAAAGAGAGTCAATTTAAAGTTTGGTGATTTACAATCACTGTCAAAAGCAGTCGAAGAAAATGTAGAAAAGTATGATGAGAATAAAGATATAGACAGAGTGAGGGAAGATACAGGAGTCAAAGAAGGTCAAAGGGACTGGGTGTTTGGTGCTGGGATGAGTCGTCGTATATGGAATGAGCTGTACAAAGTAATTGATTCATCAGATGTCTTGTTACAAGTCCTCGATGCCCGTGACCCCATGGGCACAAGAAGTCCATACGTTGAAAAGTTTTTGAGAGATGAGAAGCCacataaacatttaattttcattctGAACAAAGTTGATTTGGTACCTAACTGGGTAACACAGCGATGGGTTGCTATATTGAGCGCTGAATATCCTACAGTTGCTTTCCATGCCTCCCTGACACATCCATTCGGAAAAGGTTCACTTATCAACCTACTCCGACAGTTTGCTAAACTACACATAGACAAAAAGCAAATCAGTGTAGGTTTTATTGGATACCCAAACGTTGGTAAATCTTCTGTTATTAATACATTGAGATCCAAGAAGGTTTGCAAAGTGGCACCAATTGCTGGAGAAACAAAAGTCTGGCAATACATTACTTTAATGAAAAGGATATACTTGATTGATTGTCCTGGAATAGTTTATCCTTCTGCAGAAACAGATACTGAGAAGGTATTGAAAGGAGTTGTGAGAGTAGAGCTAGTACAAAATCCTGATGATTATATTGAAGAAGTCATCAAAAGAGTGAGGAAAGAATATTTGATCAAGACATACAAAGTTGATGGATGGGATACAGCAACAGAATTTTTGGAGAAACTTGCTGCTCGGACTGGGAAATTGTTGAAAAAGGGTGAGCCAGATGTCAATCAAGTTGCAAGAATGGTTCTCAATGACTGGCAGAGAGGTAAACTTCCCTTCTATGTGGCACCTGAAGGTTTTCAAGTACCTTTATCAAAACAACAAAATGAAGATGAAATAAAGGTAGTAAAAACAACCACTGAAGAAACAAACAAAGAGGTTGCAGCTGATACTCCACAAACAGAAGTAGAAGATGTACCTGAGAAGCCAACTATGACTGTTAATAAATTGGTAATAGCTCAAGACTTTGCTAAAATTAGAGTAGGTCTACAGTTTGACAATGAAGATGATGTTAAACCACTAAAGGAATCCAAAATACCTGATGAACTTAAAGGAATTGATGAACAAAATGAGGAAGATGAAAAACCAAAAGAGGATGATGAGTCAGAAACAGATGATGAAGCCCAGGATAAAACTCAAGAAGATAATGATGATTCTTCAGATATAAGTGATTTCTACAGTAATGATGAAGCTGAATGCAGTGATGTGGAAGACCATTTGACACATGACGTTAATACAATTAAAGACTTGAAACGGAAAAGGCTTGAGGCTGCCAGTGGAGCATTCATTGTTGATGAGATACCTACTAAAGCAAAGAAACATAATGCCAGTGAGAATGTAAAGGTGGgaaagaaaatgactgccaagcAGAGGAGAGCAGTAGAAAGGGCACAGAGGCGGACCAAGACAGGAAGCAACTTTTATGAAGTTGCTAAT atGTCATCCGGCAGTGAGAGTGATGACGACTACGTACCTGGAGAACCTGAGCAGCTTTCTGAAGAAGAATCTGCCGACGACGAAACCGACTTACAGTACGAAAAAGAAGTAGAACACAAAGCTAAAAAACGAAAAACAGCTGCAGCAGCAAAAACTACAAAGAAAAGGAAAACAAGAAACGGTACAAAGGAACCTACTCCTGAGCCGGAAGAAAAGAAAGTCGAGCAGCCTGAACAAATTGATCCTGTGgacgagaaaaaaaaagaagacgACTTATGGGCTAAATTTCTAGAAGGAACAGACTCCAAACCCAAACCCACCGCAAATGTATCGAGTACAAATAATGAAACAGTTAAACCGGTAGTAGATAAAGCAAAACCTGAGACAAAGGTTGAAAATACAAATGATGATAAAGCGAGAGAGAAACTAATATTTGAATTTGCTGGGGAAACTATTGTCGTAGAAAACAACGTCATAAAAGAGAAGATAAAAACTGCTGAAGCTCCCGCCTCAG CAAAGATTCAAGTTGGGTCGTCATCTCGCGGGTCGTCGGGTCTGTCCGGTGTACTCGGGCAACTCAACAAGAAAGACAAATTATCCACCTTAGAGAAATCGAAGCTTGATTGGACTACATACAAACAACAAGAGGGGCTTGATGAAGAAATTCAAAGTCACAATAAAGGGAAATCGGG TTATTTGGACCGTCGAGATTTCCTGGAACGGGCAGATCTCCGTCAGTACGAAATTGAGCGTGATCTGAGACTCAGTCGACGAAGCAATCGGTAG